Proteins encoded by one window of Pseudonocardia alni:
- a CDS encoding pseudouridine synthase: MRSRRRRTSREASPLPTVDGLAPARVRTPATGGWATMRDHLVDRFPHVAERIDARLAAGEIVTAAGPVTPATPYTPSTTLWLYRDEPDEVPVPFGLPVLYADDDVVVVDKPHLLATIPRGSHVRQTVLVRLRHELGLPALSPAHRLDRATAGVLLLVVRPELRGAYQTLFARGRVTKTYEALARFDPDLELPRTEVSRIVKRPGVFAAVTEDGEPNAETRVELAGLRGELARYRLTPRTGRTHQLRVHLNGLGVPILGDDVYPELHRRAPEDFTRPLQLLSRALEFDDPVTGARRRFVSGRTLQAWDDPDGWAAGTPHEW, from the coding sequence GTGAGATCCCGCCGGCGCCGCACGTCCCGGGAGGCGTCCCCGCTCCCGACGGTCGACGGCCTCGCGCCGGCCCGCGTCCGCACCCCGGCGACCGGCGGGTGGGCGACGATGCGCGATCACCTCGTCGACCGGTTCCCGCACGTCGCGGAGCGGATCGACGCACGGCTGGCCGCCGGGGAGATCGTGACCGCGGCCGGCCCGGTCACCCCGGCCACGCCGTACACGCCGTCGACGACGCTGTGGCTCTACCGCGACGAGCCCGACGAGGTACCGGTGCCGTTCGGGCTGCCGGTGCTGTACGCCGACGACGACGTGGTCGTCGTCGACAAGCCGCACCTGCTCGCGACGATCCCGCGGGGCAGCCACGTCCGTCAGACCGTGCTGGTGCGGCTGCGCCACGAGCTGGGGCTGCCCGCACTCAGCCCGGCGCACCGGCTCGACCGCGCCACCGCGGGGGTCCTGCTGCTGGTGGTGCGCCCCGAGCTGCGCGGCGCCTACCAGACCTTGTTCGCCCGCGGCCGGGTCACGAAGACCTACGAGGCGCTCGCCCGGTTCGACCCGGACCTGGAGCTGCCCCGCACCGAGGTGTCGCGGATCGTGAAGCGCCCCGGGGTGTTCGCCGCCGTCACCGAGGACGGGGAGCCGAACGCCGAGACCCGCGTCGAGCTCGCCGGGCTGCGGGGCGAGCTGGCCCGGTACCGGCTGACCCCGCGCACCGGGCGGACCCACCAGCTGCGGGTGCACCTGAACGGGCTGGGCGTGCCGATCCTCGGCGACGACGTCTACCCCGAGCTGCACCGGCGGGCACCGGAGGACTTCACCCGCCCGCTGCAGCTGCTCTCGCGTGCCCTGGAGTTCGACGACC
- a CDS encoding LysE family translocator encodes MSWTSYGAYLLIVVGLVLMPGPDTFVMLRASLVGGRAGGLSTLAGVFTGNALQGGAAAFGLGVLVASSHTAFTVIRWAGVVYLCVLGVQALRAARRGDYPVVPDGGPRVPARRSFLVGFGSNITNPKVLVMYLSVLPQFLVPGVTTTADALLLALSVAVLGGVYGVGLVLAVHRARAFFTRRRVRRAGDVVAGVALIGFGGALAAA; translated from the coding sequence GTGAGCTGGACGTCCTACGGTGCCTACCTGTTGATCGTCGTCGGGCTGGTGCTGATGCCCGGCCCGGACACCTTCGTGATGCTGCGCGCCTCGCTGGTCGGCGGGCGCGCGGGCGGACTCTCGACGCTGGCCGGGGTGTTCACCGGCAACGCCCTGCAGGGCGGCGCCGCGGCGTTCGGGCTCGGTGTGCTCGTCGCGAGCTCGCACACCGCGTTCACCGTGATCCGCTGGGCCGGGGTGGTCTACCTCTGTGTGCTCGGGGTGCAGGCGCTGCGGGCCGCGCGTCGCGGCGACTACCCCGTGGTCCCCGACGGTGGTCCGCGGGTCCCGGCGCGGCGGTCGTTCCTGGTCGGTTTCGGTTCGAACATCACCAACCCGAAGGTGCTGGTCATGTATCTGTCGGTGCTGCCGCAGTTCCTCGTGCCCGGGGTGACGACCACCGCCGACGCGCTGCTGCTGGCGCTGTCGGTGGCGGTGCTCGGCGGCGTCTACGGGGTCGGCCTGGTCCTCGCCGTGCACCGGGCGCGGGCCTTCTTCACCCGGCGCCGCGTGCGACGCGCCGGTGACGTCGTCGCCGGGGTCGCGCTGATCGGGTTCGGCGGGGCGCTGGCCGCCGCCTGA
- a CDS encoding GntP family permease encodes MSDTVIVVNTAVAVLAVVVLIVRFRLNPVISLVIGAVYLGLTAGLGVTGTVDAVTGGFGDILADVGLLIAFGVLTGAMLHHAGAIERLVSALLTACGPRGMPYATAVTVSTALQSIFVDVLLVISAPLARRIAPRIGDKGLPRMATALAIGLECGIVFMVPGVGAVALAGVLGVPLGQMLILGLVVVVPTVLIATGIMSVLLRRGWWDPARDEQEPVAAGVPAGAEAHSPDTDAPEAGSAGGRPTGTGSPDGGGTHGGDGAGPGGGAVPAAVGTAVSGTARRELPLALLFGPLLVGLLLIAAGAVLDAAGITHPVIAFLGEPVIALLLALIGTTAVIGVAHGRGMVESAVSDGFRESGQILILTGVGGSLATTISDAGLGEILGSFFSAGTAAPLLMVWLIAAVLHVAIGSVTISAITAAGVLAPVAPVIGLAPVLIALAAGAGALFAVHVTSNTFWLLQSLLGQSVRGTLKTCSVGVSIASVVAILVILPLSLVV; translated from the coding sequence GTGTCGGACACCGTCATCGTGGTGAACACGGCCGTCGCCGTGCTCGCCGTCGTCGTGTTGATCGTGAGGTTCCGGCTCAACCCGGTGATCTCCCTCGTGATCGGCGCCGTCTACCTGGGCCTGACCGCCGGCCTGGGGGTGACGGGGACGGTCGACGCGGTCACCGGCGGGTTCGGCGACATCCTGGCCGACGTCGGGCTGCTCATCGCCTTCGGTGTCCTGACCGGCGCGATGCTGCACCACGCGGGCGCCATCGAACGGCTGGTCTCCGCGCTGCTGACGGCCTGCGGCCCGCGCGGGATGCCCTACGCCACCGCCGTCACCGTCTCCACCGCACTCCAGTCGATCTTCGTCGACGTGTTGCTGGTCATCTCCGCACCGCTGGCCCGTCGGATCGCTCCGCGCATCGGGGACAAGGGGCTGCCGCGGATGGCGACCGCGCTCGCGATCGGCCTGGAGTGCGGGATCGTGTTCATGGTCCCCGGTGTCGGCGCGGTCGCACTCGCCGGTGTGCTCGGGGTGCCGCTGGGCCAGATGCTGATCCTGGGCCTGGTCGTCGTGGTGCCGACCGTGCTCATCGCGACCGGGATCATGTCCGTGCTGCTGCGCCGCGGCTGGTGGGACCCGGCCCGCGACGAGCAGGAGCCGGTCGCCGCGGGCGTGCCCGCCGGTGCGGAGGCCCACTCGCCGGACACCGACGCACCCGAGGCCGGGAGCGCCGGGGGACGGCCCACCGGTACCGGTTCCCCGGACGGCGGGGGCACGCACGGGGGAGACGGAGCCGGGCCCGGCGGGGGCGCGGTCCCGGCCGCCGTCGGCACCGCGGTGTCCGGCACCGCGCGTCGCGAGCTGCCGCTGGCCCTGCTGTTCGGGCCGCTGCTGGTGGGCCTGCTGCTCATCGCCGCGGGCGCCGTCCTCGACGCGGCCGGGATCACCCATCCCGTCATCGCGTTCCTGGGCGAGCCGGTGATCGCGCTGCTGCTCGCGCTGATCGGGACCACCGCCGTCATCGGGGTCGCCCACGGGCGCGGCATGGTCGAGTCCGCGGTCTCCGACGGGTTCCGTGAGAGCGGGCAGATCCTGATCCTCACCGGCGTCGGCGGTTCGCTCGCCACCACGATCTCCGACGCCGGGCTGGGCGAGATCCTCGGCAGCTTCTTCTCCGCCGGCACCGCTGCCCCGCTGCTGATGGTGTGGCTGATCGCCGCCGTACTGCACGTCGCGATCGGGTCGGTGACGATCTCGGCGATCACCGCGGCCGGGGTGCTCGCCCCGGTCGCCCCGGTGATCGGCCTGGCCCCGGTACTGATCGCGCTGGCCGCCGGTGCCGGGGCGCTGTTCGCCGTCCACGTCACCTCGAACACGTTCTGGCTGCTGCAGTCGCTGCTCGGACAGTCCGTGCGCGGGACGCTCAAGACCTGCTCGGTCGGGGTCTCCATCGCCTCCGTCGTCGCGATCCTGGTGATCCTGCCGCTGTCGCTCGTCGTCTAA
- a CDS encoding CaiB/BaiF CoA transferase family protein has protein sequence MSQLPLSGVRVLELGNYIAAPTAGRLLADFGAEVIKVERPGTGDEIRNWRLYAGDTSMLYRTLNRNKRSITLDMRSAAGKQAVLDLAARSDVVLENFRPGTLEKWGLGPAELDAVNPDVVLVRISAFGQTGPLSSRPGFAAVAEAMGGLRALVGEADRPPSRTGVSIGDSIAGLYGAFSAMMGLYQRESRTDRPALDRRCMDVALNEAVFSMMESLVPDHLAYGVERRRVGGRMEGIAPSNAYVCADGGSVVIAGNGDSIYGRFMTVIGRADLGGDPELASNAGRWARRDELDGAIETWTRSLPRDEVLAKLEEAGVPAGPIHSAADIVADEQFRARDMVQYFDVDTGGAEPARVGFPGIVPVLDGRSVPVRSVGPDLGADTAAVLGGLLGYTPDTIRAASGEDA, from the coding sequence GTGTCGCAACTTCCGCTGTCCGGGGTCCGGGTGCTCGAGCTCGGCAACTACATCGCCGCTCCCACCGCGGGACGCCTGCTCGCCGACTTCGGCGCCGAGGTGATCAAGGTCGAGCGCCCCGGTACCGGCGACGAGATCCGCAACTGGCGGCTCTACGCCGGGGACACCTCGATGCTGTACCGGACGCTGAACCGCAACAAGCGCTCCATCACCCTTGACATGCGCTCGGCCGCGGGGAAGCAGGCGGTGCTGGACCTGGCCGCCCGCTCCGACGTGGTGCTGGAGAACTTCCGGCCCGGCACGCTGGAGAAGTGGGGGCTGGGCCCGGCCGAGCTCGACGCCGTCAACCCCGACGTCGTGCTCGTGCGGATCTCGGCGTTCGGGCAGACCGGGCCGCTGTCGTCGCGGCCGGGGTTCGCCGCCGTCGCCGAGGCGATGGGCGGGCTGCGCGCGCTCGTCGGGGAGGCCGACCGGCCGCCGTCGCGGACCGGGGTGTCGATCGGGGACTCGATCGCCGGGCTCTACGGCGCGTTCTCCGCGATGATGGGTCTCTACCAGCGCGAGAGCCGCACGGACCGGCCCGCGCTGGACCGGCGCTGCATGGACGTCGCGCTCAACGAGGCCGTGTTCTCCATGATGGAGTCCCTCGTCCCCGACCACCTCGCCTACGGCGTCGAGCGGCGCCGCGTCGGCGGGCGGATGGAGGGCATCGCCCCGTCCAACGCCTACGTCTGCGCGGACGGGGGCAGCGTCGTCATCGCCGGCAACGGCGACTCCATCTACGGCCGGTTCATGACCGTCATCGGCCGCGCGGACCTGGGCGGCGACCCCGAGCTGGCCTCCAACGCGGGCCGCTGGGCGCGCCGCGACGAGCTCGACGGCGCCATCGAGACCTGGACCCGCTCGCTGCCCCGCGACGAGGTCCTCGCGAAGCTGGAGGAGGCCGGCGTCCCGGCCGGGCCGATCCACTCCGCCGCCGACATCGTCGCCGACGAGCAGTTCCGGGCCCGCGACATGGTCCAGTACTTCGACGTCGACACCGGCGGCGCCGAACCCGCACGGGTCGGGTTCCCCGGCATCGTGCCGGTGCTCGACGGCCGGTCGGTCCCGGTCCGCTCCGTCGGGCCGGACCTGGGCGCCGACACCGCCGCCGTACTCGGCGGGCTGCTCGGGTACACCCCGGACACGATCCGGGCCGCATCGGGGGAGGACGCATGA
- a CDS encoding beta/alpha barrel domain-containing protein, translating into MSTDGVVLRDVTLRDGLQLTGKPLPTDRKVGLVRALLGAGVPELEIGSLARGDLVPPLADTLDVVAALTPEELERCWVWVATPRHVQKAVAAGARNVQYCFSVSDAHNNANIGRDTAVSLDAMPQAVEYARAAGGRIQLCLATAFTCPFDGPVDPDRVVEIVADPRTAGSCDVVVCDTLGQANPAEVGSLVGRVAAVADGRRVAFHGHDTWGQGVANALAAVQNGATVLDGALGGLGGCPFAPGASGNTASEDLLFALRPGWLTPAVLADLVTWSEDLLAELGEPMRSATARGVRSNAQAFPWTAGPR; encoded by the coding sequence ATGAGCACCGACGGGGTCGTCCTGCGGGACGTCACACTGCGCGACGGGCTCCAGCTCACCGGCAAGCCGCTGCCCACCGACCGCAAGGTCGGGCTGGTCCGCGCGCTGCTCGGTGCGGGTGTACCGGAGCTGGAGATCGGGTCGCTGGCCCGCGGCGACCTGGTGCCGCCGCTGGCGGACACCCTCGACGTCGTCGCCGCGCTGACACCGGAGGAGCTGGAGCGCTGCTGGGTGTGGGTGGCGACGCCGCGGCACGTGCAGAAGGCGGTGGCCGCCGGGGCCCGCAACGTCCAGTACTGCTTCTCGGTGTCCGATGCGCACAACAACGCCAACATCGGCCGTGACACCGCCGTCTCCCTCGACGCGATGCCGCAGGCCGTCGAGTACGCGCGTGCCGCGGGCGGACGCATCCAGCTGTGCCTCGCGACGGCGTTCACCTGCCCGTTCGACGGGCCCGTCGACCCGGACCGGGTGGTCGAGATCGTCGCCGACCCGCGCACCGCGGGCTCCTGCGACGTCGTCGTCTGCGACACCCTCGGGCAGGCGAACCCCGCCGAGGTCGGGTCGCTGGTCGGGCGCGTCGCGGCGGTCGCCGACGGCCGTCGCGTCGCCTTCCACGGCCACGACACCTGGGGCCAGGGCGTCGCGAACGCACTCGCCGCGGTGCAGAACGGTGCGACCGTCCTCGACGGCGCGCTGGGTGGACTGGGTGGCTGCCCGTTCGCGCCCGGGGCCAGCGGCAACACCGCCAGCGAGGACCTGCTGTTCGCGCTGCGCCCGGGCTGGCTGACCCCCGCGGTGCTGGCCGACCTCGTGACGTGGTCCGAGGACCTGCTGGCCGAGCTGGGGGAGCCCATGCGCTCGGCGACGGCGCGCGGTGTCCGCTCGAACGCCCAGGCCTTCCCGTGGACGGCGGGGCCACGCTGA
- a CDS encoding DUF6597 domain-containing transcriptional factor yields MDHDPRRLPGARARHQRSRTVAPPVDLAGFVEQFWVVEWDYDRPYRQKVVPYPQVHLTVQPGGAAVLAGPATRYVHRELQGTGRVVGAALRAGTARALVGAPVASVTDRRDPVVCPVTADVDGLAAYLRGRLPAGGPDRAAAEARDLVAAIAEDRSVVRVDALAHGTGSSVRSLQRLFHEHVGVGPKWVIRRYRLHEVTELMAAGRPVRWAEVAVELGYADQAHLTRDFTEMFGEPPTAYAMRY; encoded by the coding sequence GTGGACCACGACCCCCGCAGGCTCCCCGGGGCGCGGGCCCGCCACCAGCGCTCGCGCACCGTGGCACCGCCGGTCGACCTGGCCGGGTTCGTCGAGCAGTTCTGGGTCGTCGAGTGGGACTACGACCGGCCCTACCGGCAGAAGGTCGTCCCCTATCCCCAGGTGCACCTGACCGTGCAGCCCGGCGGAGCCGCCGTGCTGGCCGGGCCCGCCACCCGGTACGTCCACCGCGAGCTGCAGGGAACCGGCCGGGTGGTCGGTGCAGCGCTCCGGGCGGGCACCGCGCGGGCGCTGGTGGGAGCGCCGGTCGCGAGTGTGACCGATCGTCGGGACCCGGTCGTCTGCCCGGTCACCGCCGACGTGGACGGGCTCGCCGCGTACCTGCGCGGCAGGCTCCCGGCCGGCGGCCCGGACCGGGCCGCGGCCGAGGCACGGGACCTGGTCGCCGCGATCGCCGAGGACCGATCAGTGGTCCGGGTGGATGCGCTCGCCCACGGCACCGGCTCCAGCGTCCGCTCCCTGCAGCGGCTGTTCCACGAGCACGTCGGCGTCGGGCCGAAGTGGGTGATCCGCCGCTACCGGCTGCACGAGGTGACCGAGCTCATGGCGGCGGGGCGCCCGGTCCGGTGGGCCGAGGTCGCCGTCGAGCTCGGCTACGCCGACCAGGCCCACCTCACCCGGGACTTCACCGAGATGTTCGGTGAGCCCCCCACCGCCTACGCGATGCGGTACTGA
- a CDS encoding TIGR03086 family metal-binding protein — translation MHRHIAAAAAAHLPLVAAASRVPSSRPTPCAGWDLADLTGHLLHWTPVLADVGRRTGTGPATDPDATAPMTGDWPARLDAARDDLVTVWSDPATWEGAVTMGERLPAAVIGGMVLGELVVHGWDLGRAVGVEPVWPDDVLEATLAAVSAMAEQGRGMGVFAPAVVTAPGATTIERIVATTGRDPATRC, via the coding sequence ATGCACCGTCACATCGCCGCCGCTGCGGCCGCACACCTCCCGCTGGTCGCGGCCGCGTCCCGTGTCCCCTCCTCCCGGCCGACGCCGTGCGCGGGCTGGGACCTGGCGGACCTGACCGGCCACCTGCTCCACTGGACACCCGTGCTCGCCGACGTGGGACGGCGCACCGGGACCGGACCGGCGACCGACCCCGACGCGACGGCACCGATGACCGGCGACTGGCCCGCCCGGCTCGACGCCGCCCGGGACGACCTGGTGACCGTGTGGTCGGACCCGGCGACCTGGGAGGGCGCGGTGACCATGGGTGAGCGGCTCCCGGCCGCCGTCATCGGCGGGATGGTGCTGGGTGAGCTCGTCGTGCACGGATGGGACCTCGGCCGCGCGGTGGGCGTCGAGCCGGTGTGGCCCGACGACGTCCTCGAGGCCACGCTGGCCGCTGTGTCGGCGATGGCCGAGCAGGGGCGGGGGATGGGTGTGTTCGCCCCGGCCGTCGTGACCGCGCCCGGCGCGACCACGATCGAGCGAATCGTGGCGACGACCGGCCGAGACCCCGCGACGCGGTGCTGA
- a CDS encoding IclR family transcriptional regulator, whose product MTSEGPKRLLVLGKITDILDAFTLQRPVLGLGEIQQATGIPTSTVQRLVSNMVAEGLLDRVGDRVRIGIRMAYWAGAAARGVDLLELAGPLLRELRDTTGETASLFRAEAGRHRVCVAVAETRHALRREMHVGKVIPLHTGSAGRVLLAWAPELAAEVLAGPLPSLTEYTVTDPETLRALLDDTRRDGFAITVAERDDGGSGLSAPVFDHAGEVTAALTISGPTLRFGRSECEKSVDLLAGAADRLTRTLGGRPPG is encoded by the coding sequence ATGACCAGCGAGGGCCCGAAGCGGCTCCTGGTCCTCGGCAAGATCACCGACATCCTGGACGCGTTCACCCTGCAGCGCCCCGTGCTCGGGCTGGGCGAGATCCAGCAGGCGACCGGCATCCCGACCTCGACGGTGCAGCGGCTGGTGTCCAACATGGTCGCCGAGGGGCTGCTGGACCGGGTCGGGGACCGGGTCCGGATCGGGATCCGGATGGCCTACTGGGCCGGGGCCGCAGCCCGCGGGGTGGACCTGCTGGAGCTGGCCGGGCCGCTGCTGCGTGAGCTGCGCGACACCACCGGGGAGACCGCGTCGCTGTTCCGGGCCGAGGCGGGGCGGCACCGGGTGTGCGTCGCCGTCGCCGAGACCCGGCACGCGCTGCGCCGGGAGATGCACGTCGGCAAGGTCATCCCGCTGCACACCGGCTCGGCGGGCCGGGTCCTGCTCGCCTGGGCCCCCGAGCTGGCCGCGGAGGTGCTGGCCGGCCCGCTGCCGTCGCTGACCGAGTACACCGTGACCGACCCGGAGACGCTGCGCGCGCTGCTGGACGACACCCGCCGCGACGGGTTCGCGATCACCGTCGCCGAGCGCGACGACGGCGGCTCCGGGCTGTCCGCACCGGTCTTCGACCACGCGGGCGAGGTCACCGCGGCGCTCACGATCAGCGGCCCCACGCTCCGGTTCGGCCGGTCGGAGTGCGAGAAGAGCGTGGATCTGCTGGCAGGCGCCGCGGACCGGCTGACCCGGACCCTCGGCGGCCGCCCTCCGGGGTGA
- a CDS encoding xylulokinase: MALVLGVDSSTQSCKVVVRDADTGELVRSGRAAHPDGTEIAPRLWWEALQAAIDDAGGLDGVAALSVAGQQHGMVCLDERGEVVRDALLWNDTRSAAAARELVEEFGADRWAETTGVVPVASITLAKLRWLAAHEPENAARTAAVCLPHDWLTWKLRGGGLAGGAGLDELVTDRSDASGTGWFDGVDYRPELLERFFGSTPALPRLLGPAESVDGPGGIRVGAGAGDNAAAGLGVDAGDDVVVSLGTSGTVFARSERRAQDPSGIVAGFSDATGAYLPLVCTLNASRVLDATRRLLGVDHDELGRLALAAEPGADGLVVVPYLEGERTPNLPDATGALHGWTLASGTRENLARAAVEGMLSAQRVGLEALREQGVTVSGVTLVGGAARSEAVCRIAAQVFEVPVRVPEPGEYVADGAARQAAWALHGGATPPSWSAGADPARYEADPAPAAWERYREAAGAFLDRVTG; encoded by the coding sequence ATGGCACTGGTGCTCGGGGTGGACTCCTCCACCCAGTCCTGCAAGGTCGTCGTCCGCGACGCCGACACCGGCGAGCTCGTCCGTTCCGGGCGCGCCGCACACCCGGACGGTACGGAGATCGCCCCCCGGCTCTGGTGGGAGGCGCTGCAGGCCGCGATCGACGACGCGGGCGGCCTCGACGGCGTCGCAGCGCTGTCGGTCGCGGGCCAGCAGCACGGCATGGTCTGTCTCGACGAGCGCGGCGAGGTCGTCCGCGACGCGCTGCTGTGGAACGACACCCGCTCGGCCGCCGCCGCCCGTGAGCTCGTCGAGGAGTTCGGCGCGGACCGGTGGGCGGAGACGACCGGCGTCGTCCCGGTGGCCTCGATCACCTTGGCCAAGCTGCGCTGGCTCGCCGCGCACGAGCCGGAGAACGCCGCCCGCACCGCGGCGGTGTGCCTGCCGCACGACTGGCTGACCTGGAAGCTCCGCGGGGGCGGGCTCGCCGGCGGCGCGGGTCTCGACGAGCTGGTCACCGACCGGTCCGACGCCTCGGGCACCGGCTGGTTCGACGGCGTCGACTACCGCCCCGAGCTGCTGGAACGCTTCTTCGGCTCGACGCCGGCGCTGCCGCGGCTGCTCGGTCCGGCCGAGTCCGTCGACGGCCCGGGCGGGATCCGGGTCGGCGCCGGGGCGGGCGACAACGCGGCGGCCGGGCTGGGTGTCGACGCCGGCGACGACGTCGTCGTCTCGCTGGGCACCTCCGGGACGGTGTTCGCCCGCTCGGAACGTCGCGCCCAGGACCCCTCCGGGATCGTCGCCGGGTTCTCCGATGCCACCGGCGCCTATCTCCCGCTGGTGTGCACGCTCAACGCCTCCCGGGTGCTGGATGCGACCCGGCGGCTGCTCGGCGTGGACCACGACGAGCTGGGCCGCCTCGCGCTGGCCGCCGAGCCGGGCGCGGACGGCCTGGTCGTGGTGCCCTACCTGGAGGGCGAGCGGACCCCGAACCTGCCCGACGCGACCGGCGCACTGCACGGCTGGACGCTGGCGTCGGGGACCCGGGAGAACCTGGCCCGGGCCGCGGTCGAGGGCATGCTGTCCGCGCAGCGGGTCGGACTGGAGGCGCTGCGCGAGCAGGGCGTCACCGTGTCCGGGGTGACCCTGGTCGGCGGGGCGGCCCGCTCCGAGGCGGTCTGCCGGATCGCCGCGCAGGTCTTCGAGGTGCCGGTGCGGGTGCCCGAGCCCGGCGAGTACGTGGCCGACGGCGCCGCCCGCCAGGCCGCGTGGGCGCTGCACGGCGGCGCGACGCCGCCGTCGTGGAGCGCCGGCGCCGATCCGGCACGCTACGAGGCCGACCCGGCACCGGCGGCCTGGGAGCGCTACCGCGAGGCGGCGGGGGCCTTCCTGGACCGGGTCACGGGATGA
- a CDS encoding SDR family NAD(P)-dependent oxidoreductase, whose translation MSASSDGGRVVVVTGGSRGIGRAACAAYAARGDTVVVASRRAEACTALAAELTAEHGTPALGVGCHVGRWADCDALVDRVLAEYGRIDVLVNNAGMSPLYGTLTEVTEELFDKVLAVNLRGAYRLGARCGELMAAAGGGAIVNVSSVAAVMPGPGELPYALAKAGLNALTVGLARAYAPSVRVNTVMPGPVRTDIAEHWTEEFRTRIAGTVPAGRVGEAAEVVGAILYLTGPDAGYTTGATIKVDGGMAWST comes from the coding sequence ATGAGCGCGTCGAGCGACGGAGGCCGGGTCGTCGTCGTCACCGGCGGGAGCCGGGGGATCGGTCGGGCGGCGTGCGCGGCGTACGCGGCCCGCGGCGACACCGTCGTCGTCGCCAGCCGCAGGGCCGAGGCGTGCACCGCGCTGGCTGCGGAGCTGACCGCGGAGCACGGCACGCCGGCACTGGGCGTCGGCTGCCACGTGGGCCGCTGGGCGGACTGCGACGCCCTGGTGGACCGGGTGCTCGCCGAGTACGGCCGCATCGACGTGCTGGTCAACAACGCCGGGATGTCCCCGCTCTACGGGACGCTCACCGAGGTCACCGAAGAGCTGTTCGACAAGGTCCTCGCGGTGAACCTGCGCGGCGCCTACCGGCTCGGGGCCCGCTGCGGGGAGCTCATGGCCGCGGCGGGCGGCGGCGCGATCGTGAACGTCTCCTCGGTCGCGGCGGTGATGCCGGGCCCCGGCGAGCTGCCCTACGCGCTGGCCAAGGCCGGACTCAACGCCCTGACCGTCGGGCTCGCCCGCGCCTACGCGCCGTCGGTGCGGGTCAACACGGTGATGCCGGGTCCGGTCCGGACCGACATCGCCGAGCACTGGACCGAGGAGTTCCGCACGCGGATCGCCGGCACCGTCCCCGCCGGACGGGTGGGGGAGGCCGCGGAGGTCGTCGGCGCGATCCTCTACCTGACCGGCCCGGACGCCGGCTACACGACCGGCGCGACGATCAAGGTCGACGGCGGGATGGCGTGGTCGACGTGA
- a CDS encoding phosphotransferase family protein, protein MVDVRSPADVVDRAALGAWLRDQGLGDWSGELEPVGGGTQNVVLRTVVDGRPLVLRSPPVHPRPGSARTIAREITVLGALRGTDVPHPELVAACTDAQVLGRPFYLMSDVDGVNPGERVSPEQAATTALRHGAVLDVARAAARLGRLDPAAVGLDRLRRPGPFLERQVPRWTEQLASYSEVPGYDPGDLPDVAVAADWLTRHRPPEPEPGVAHGDLHLNNVLLDRTRPRVAALVDWEMCTVGDPLLDLGWLLVTWPVDPVGFGAGTELAGYGGLPTRAELVAAYADAGGRDTTGITWYAGLAAFKLGVVLEGTWARVAAGEADRAVGERLHGAAVALLELAVRIARDEWAVSAG, encoded by the coding sequence GTGGTCGACGTGAGGTCCCCGGCCGACGTCGTCGACCGTGCCGCGCTCGGGGCCTGGCTGCGCGACCAGGGCCTCGGCGACTGGTCCGGCGAGCTGGAACCGGTCGGCGGCGGCACCCAGAACGTGGTGCTGCGCACCGTCGTCGACGGCAGGCCGCTGGTCCTGCGCTCCCCGCCGGTGCACCCGCGGCCGGGGTCGGCCCGCACCATCGCCCGTGAGATCACCGTGCTCGGCGCGCTGCGCGGCACCGACGTGCCGCACCCGGAGCTCGTCGCCGCCTGCACCGACGCCCAGGTGCTCGGCAGGCCGTTCTACCTGATGTCCGACGTGGACGGCGTCAACCCCGGCGAGCGGGTCTCGCCCGAGCAGGCCGCGACCACGGCGCTGAGGCACGGCGCGGTGCTCGACGTGGCCCGGGCCGCGGCACGGCTGGGACGTCTCGACCCGGCCGCCGTCGGGCTCGACCGGCTGCGCCGCCCCGGCCCGTTCCTGGAACGGCAGGTGCCGCGCTGGACCGAGCAGCTGGCGTCCTACTCCGAGGTGCCCGGCTACGACCCGGGCGACCTGCCCGACGTGGCCGTCGCCGCGGACTGGCTGACCCGTCACCGGCCGCCCGAGCCGGAACCGGGCGTCGCGCACGGGGACCTGCACCTGAACAACGTGCTGCTGGACCGGACCCGGCCTCGGGTGGCCGCGCTGGTCGACTGGGAGATGTGCACCGTCGGCGACCCGCTGCTCGACCTCGGCTGGCTGCTGGTCACGTGGCCGGTCGACCCGGTCGGGTTCGGCGCCGGGACCGAGCTCGCCGGGTACGGCGGGCTCCCCACCCGGGCCGAGCTCGTCGCCGCCTACGCCGACGCCGGCGGCCGCGACACCACCGGCATCACCTGGTACGCGGGGCTGGCCGCGTTCAAGCTCGGCGTCGTGCTGGAGGGCACCTGGGCGCGGGTCGCCGCGGGCGAGGCGGACCGCGCGGTGGGGGAGCGGCTGCACGGCGCGGCCGTCGCGCTGCTGGAGCTGGCCGTGCGGATCGCCCGCGACGAGTGGGCCGTCAGCGCGGGGTGA